The proteins below are encoded in one region of Defluviitalea raffinosedens:
- a CDS encoding translation factor GTPase family protein — MRQKLVIGILANVDAGKTTLSESLLYLSGKIGKMGRVDNQNAYLDTEALEKARGITIFSKQAVFDIHSTQITLLDTPGHVDFSMEMERTLQVLDYAILVISGADGVQSHTKTLWRLLKMYQIPVFLFINKMDQPGTDKEKLMKSIKSQLSDACISFEKDNGNEFYEEVAMTDERLLEKFLETGHVTEEQIKEEIKARKIFPCFFGSALKLEGIEYFMEKLIQYTIGPSYPEEFGARIFKITRDEQGNRLTHMKLTGGKLKVRDVLSGNGWEEKINQIRIYSGKNFEAVGEISAGTVCAVTGLTQTKPGEGLGIEQNFSKPILEPVLSYQIKLPDGYSPREVMPKLREIEEEHPELHIVWDETLQEIQAQIMGEVQIEILQSLIKDRFNLDVTFDDGHIVYKETITNTVEGVGHFEPLRHYAEVHLLLEPGERGSGLQFATNCSEDLLARNWQRLILSHLEEKIHKGVLTGSAITDMKITLVSGRAHNKHTEGGDFREATYRAVRQGLKEANSILLEPYYSFQMEVPREMVGRAMMDIEKMYGTSEILQTDGEMTTLVGSAPVVTMRNYHKELMSYTKGFGRLYCTLKGYELCHNAEEVIQRIGYDSEADTENPTGSIFCSYGAGFYVSWDKVKDYMHIESYLKSKKENFKEEVQSQTFSDREWISLEEIDQILGQTVSNQGKKSTWKKSKSSVERYYEAMRSKIEDKPKPKESKQGTYLLVDGYNIIHAWPELKELAEDDMDSARVKLLDIMCNYKATKKCEVIVVFDAYRVKGHTEEMIDYHNIHVVYTKEAQTADQYIEKFSYDHSKKYHIIVATSDGLQQVIVRGTGSSLLSASELKYEIENTNKNHIQSYLTSQSMNHNRLADSISSEAKEQIETFKKPLNPNN, encoded by the coding sequence ATGAGACAGAAATTGGTAATTGGCATACTAGCCAATGTAGATGCGGGGAAAACAACATTATCGGAAAGCCTGCTATATTTAAGCGGTAAAATTGGAAAGATGGGAAGAGTGGACAACCAAAATGCTTATTTAGATACAGAGGCTCTTGAAAAAGCCAGGGGGATTACCATTTTTTCCAAACAAGCGGTATTCGATATCCATTCCACTCAAATTACCCTGTTGGACACACCGGGCCATGTAGATTTTTCCATGGAAATGGAGCGCACCCTTCAGGTTTTGGATTATGCCATATTAGTGATTAGTGGTGCCGATGGGGTCCAAAGTCACACCAAGACCCTCTGGCGCCTTTTAAAAATGTATCAGATTCCGGTGTTCTTGTTTATTAATAAAATGGATCAGCCAGGAACGGATAAAGAGAAGTTGATGAAATCTATTAAAAGTCAGTTAAGCGATGCCTGTATATCTTTTGAGAAAGATAATGGGAATGAGTTTTATGAAGAAGTGGCCATGACGGATGAGCGTTTATTGGAAAAGTTTTTAGAAACCGGGCATGTCACTGAAGAACAAATTAAAGAAGAAATTAAAGCGCGGAAGATCTTTCCTTGCTTTTTTGGCTCTGCATTGAAATTGGAAGGTATAGAGTATTTTATGGAAAAATTGATTCAGTATACCATAGGGCCTTCTTATCCGGAAGAATTTGGGGCCAGAATCTTTAAAATCACGAGAGATGAGCAGGGCAATAGGCTAACTCATATGAAGCTTACTGGAGGGAAATTAAAAGTAAGAGACGTTTTATCAGGAAACGGATGGGAAGAAAAAATCAATCAAATTCGTATTTATTCAGGCAAAAATTTTGAGGCAGTAGGAGAAATCTCTGCCGGGACAGTTTGTGCTGTAACAGGACTTACGCAAACGAAACCCGGTGAAGGATTAGGGATTGAACAAAATTTTAGCAAACCGATTCTTGAACCAGTATTATCTTATCAGATCAAATTACCCGATGGTTATTCTCCAAGGGAAGTTATGCCGAAACTTAGAGAAATAGAAGAAGAACACCCGGAACTGCATATTGTATGGGATGAAACGCTGCAAGAGATCCAGGCACAAATTATGGGAGAGGTCCAGATCGAAATCCTTCAAAGTCTTATTAAAGATCGCTTTAATTTGGACGTGACCTTTGATGACGGTCATATAGTTTATAAAGAAACCATTACCAATACGGTTGAAGGGGTTGGGCATTTTGAACCCCTAAGGCACTATGCAGAGGTTCATTTATTACTGGAACCCGGAGAACGGGGCAGTGGACTTCAGTTTGCAACAAACTGCAGCGAAGACCTTTTAGCAAGAAACTGGCAGCGCCTTATTTTAAGCCATTTAGAAGAAAAGATTCACAAAGGGGTGTTAACTGGTTCGGCAATTACGGATATGAAAATAACGCTGGTATCCGGTCGCGCCCATAATAAACATACAGAGGGTGGAGATTTCAGAGAGGCTACTTATCGCGCTGTACGTCAGGGATTAAAAGAAGCCAATTCCATATTGCTTGAACCCTATTATAGTTTTCAGATGGAAGTTCCCAGAGAAATGGTGGGACGAGCCATGATGGATATTGAAAAGATGTATGGAACCAGCGAGATCCTCCAGACTGATGGTGAAATGACCACTTTGGTAGGCAGTGCTCCTGTAGTCACCATGAGAAATTATCATAAAGAGTTGATGTCTTACACGAAGGGCTTTGGAAGATTATACTGTACCTTAAAGGGCTATGAGCTTTGTCATAATGCAGAAGAAGTTATACAGCGAATAGGCTATGATTCTGAAGCAGATACAGAGAATCCTACAGGCTCCATCTTTTGCTCCTACGGGGCAGGTTTTTATGTCAGCTGGGATAAAGTAAAAGATTATATGCATATTGAAAGCTATCTTAAGTCCAAAAAGGAAAACTTCAAAGAAGAAGTTCAAAGCCAAACCTTTTCAGACAGGGAATGGATTAGCTTAGAGGAAATTGATCAGATTTTAGGACAAACCGTGTCCAATCAAGGAAAGAAATCCACCTGGAAAAAATCAAAATCCTCCGTGGAACGTTATTATGAAGCAATGCGTTCTAAAATTGAAGACAAGCCTAAACCTAAAGAGTCAAAGCAAGGAACGTATCTTCTAGTGGACGGTTACAACATTATTCATGCTTGGCCTGAACTTAAAGAATTAGCTGAGGACGACATGGACAGTGCAAGAGTCAAACTTTTAGATATAATGTGCAATTATAAAGCAACTAAAAAATGTGAAGTTATTGTTGTTTTTGATGCCTATAGGGTCAAAGGGCATACAGAAGAAATGATTGATTATCATAATATTCATGTCGTATATACAAAGGAAGCCCAGACCGCAGACCAGTATATTGAAAAATTTTCTTATGACCACAGTAAAAAATATCATATTATAGTAGCCACATCAGACGGCTTGCAGCAAGTGATCGTAAGAGGTACCGGAAGCAGCTTGTTATCTGCCAGTGAATTAAAATATGAGATAGAAAATACGAATAAAAATCATATACAAAGCTATTTGACTTCGCAATCTATGAATCATAATCGGTTAGCGGATTCAATATCTTCGGAGGCCAAAGAACAAATAGAAACCTTTAAGAAGCCCTTAAACCCTAATAATTAA
- a CDS encoding gamma-glutamylcyclotransferase family protein, which translates to MKKCNVFVYGTLMQGYCNHHYLSNNENVRYLGKGILNDYEMYHIEDYPGILPKQEEKILGEVYSVDGEVLANLDELEDEGVLYNRVIEKIYLENTKEVIKAYVYVWRLSVEGKEKVKEMPWKPLEA; encoded by the coding sequence ATGAAAAAATGCAATGTATTTGTCTATGGAACGCTTATGCAGGGATATTGTAATCATCATTATTTAAGCAATAATGAAAATGTTCGATATTTAGGAAAAGGAATCCTTAATGATTATGAGATGTATCATATTGAAGATTATCCAGGCATCCTGCCAAAGCAAGAAGAAAAGATATTGGGAGAAGTGTACAGCGTAGATGGAGAAGTACTGGCTAACTTGGATGAATTGGAAGATGAAGGGGTACTGTATAACAGAGTTATAGAAAAAATATATTTGGAAAATACGAAAGAAGTTATCAAGGCCTATGTATATGTCTGGCGTCTATCTGTAGAGGGAAAAGAGAAAGTAAAAGAGATGCCATGGAAGCCGTTAGAAGCATAG